A stretch of Mustelus asterias chromosome 24, sMusAst1.hap1.1, whole genome shotgun sequence DNA encodes these proteins:
- the rsl24d1 gene encoding putative ribosome biogenesis protein RLP24 gives MRIEKCYFCSAPVYPGHGMMFVRNDCKIFRFCRSKCHKGFKKKRNPRRVRWTKAFRKSSGKELTVDNAFEFEKRRNMPVKYQRELWSKSVVAMKRVEEVKQKRQARFIMNRLKKDKELQTKADIIEVKQNIHLIKAPHAEKPRKLEEKMVQSLQEDMEMAEDS, from the exons ATGCGAATCGAGAAGTGTTATTTCTGCTCGGCGCCGGTGTATCCGGGACACGGGATGATGTTTGTCCGCAATGACTGTAAG ATTTTCAGATTCTGCAGATCAAAGTGTCATAAGGGTTTTAAGAAGAAGCGTAACCCAAGAAGGGTCAGGTGGACAAAAGCCTTCCGGAAATCATCTGGCAAAGAATTGACTGTG GATAATGCATTTGAATTTGAAAAACGTAGGAATATGCCTGTCAAGTACCAGAGAGAACTGTGGTCTAAGTCAG TTGTGGCAATGAAGAGAGTTGAGGAGGTCAAACAGAAACGCCAGGCAAGATTTATCATGAACAG GTTGAAAAAGGATAAAGAGTTACAGACAAAGGCAGACATCATAGAGGTCAAACAGAACATCCATCTCATCAAGGCTCCTCATGCAG AGAAACCAAGGAAATTGGAAGAGAAGATGGTGCAAAGTTTGCAAGAAGATATGGAAATGGCAGAAGATTCTTAA